In one window of Meiothermus sp. DNA:
- the mnmA gene encoding tRNA 2-thiouridine(34) synthase MnmA, which translates to MSKRVLAAMSGGVDSSVSAALLKAQGYEVIGAMMRFWPDNKQDDCFETCCSPDAAYEARRVADIIGIPFYLLDYREEFQAKIIDPFIAGYQAGQTPNPCVNCNTRVKFDSLLKKARMLGCDYVATGHYVINRDGGLYRGDPKKDQTYFLWGTPKEAIPHMLFPVGHLEKPQVRALAEQFGLPTAKKPESQNICFVQGDLKDFLAGHIVARPGPLIDLETGQQIGEHSGAQFYTVGQKKGLGLWKSHLERYVVQVNTATNEVIVGPREACLWGGLEAREVNLLVEPADLPAQLEVQVRYRTRAVAASVQEMSPGRMTIRLLEPQFAVTPGQSVVLYRGDRLLGGGFIEKPLYNLWNQTSHHGLQHLG; encoded by the coding sequence ATGAGCAAGCGTGTACTGGCGGCCATGAGCGGGGGGGTCGATTCCTCCGTGAGTGCGGCATTGCTTAAAGCCCAGGGCTACGAGGTGATCGGGGCCATGATGCGCTTCTGGCCCGACAACAAGCAAGACGACTGCTTCGAGACCTGCTGCTCGCCTGACGCCGCCTACGAGGCCCGGCGGGTCGCAGACATCATTGGCATTCCCTTCTACCTGCTCGATTACCGCGAAGAGTTTCAGGCCAAAATCATTGACCCTTTTATTGCCGGCTACCAGGCGGGCCAGACCCCCAACCCCTGTGTAAACTGCAACACCCGGGTCAAGTTCGACTCGCTTCTAAAAAAGGCCCGCATGCTGGGCTGCGACTACGTGGCCACCGGCCACTACGTGATTAACCGGGACGGCGGGCTGTACCGGGGCGACCCCAAGAAAGACCAGACCTACTTCCTGTGGGGCACGCCCAAAGAGGCCATCCCCCACATGCTCTTCCCCGTGGGGCACCTGGAAAAGCCCCAGGTGCGGGCCCTGGCCGAGCAGTTTGGCCTGCCCACCGCCAAAAAGCCCGAGAGCCAGAATATTTGCTTTGTTCAGGGCGACCTGAAGGACTTTCTGGCCGGTCACATAGTTGCTCGTCCCGGGCCCCTCATCGACCTGGAAACGGGCCAGCAGATTGGGGAGCACAGCGGGGCGCAGTTTTACACGGTGGGCCAGAAAAAGGGCCTGGGCCTGTGGAAGAGCCACCTCGAGCGCTACGTGGTGCAGGTTAATACCGCCACCAACGAAGTGATTGTGGGGCCCCGGGAGGCTTGCTTGTGGGGGGGGCTCGAGGCCCGCGAGGTCAACCTGCTGGTAGAGCCCGCCGACCTGCCCGCGCAGCTTGAGGTACAGGTGCGCTACCGCACCAGGGCGGTAGCGGCTTCGGTGCAGGAGATGAGCCCGGGTCGGATGACGATTCGGCTTCTGGAGCCCCAGTTTGCCGTTACCCCCGGCCAGTCGGTGGTGCTGTACCGGGGGGACAGGCTGCTGGGGGGCGGTTTTATCGAGAAGCCGCTGTACAACCTCTGGAACCAAACTTCACATCACGGTTTGCAACACCTCGGTTAG